A DNA window from Gillisia sp. Hel1_33_143 contains the following coding sequences:
- a CDS encoding glycosyltransferase: MNFSQFKQEFQKTSVYHYKNEVPNNVLVSVIVQTFNHEKYLSQCLDSILAQKTNFNFEILIGEDKSSDKTRDICIEYAKTFPEEIRLFLHTPENKIWVLNNPTGNFNAFYNLFSANGDYIAFCEGDDAWTDQFKLQKQVDYLATHPEYSFSYHSFKTIDEKSLTTLSAEENNQPTFNINSYDLKTNKYHPLLLTICFRNLFQQIPEEMINVINVDTFIISLLGNHGDGKFLDSIEPSLYRKHLGGIWSHSLYEKKNRSKILTYKNLSEYYQRDTNNLLKKHFENLAINSYKSLIYFQLKKFSVLDGSLTFTEFLKFKYFGK; this comes from the coding sequence ATGAATTTTAGTCAATTTAAGCAAGAGTTTCAAAAAACTAGTGTCTATCATTATAAAAACGAAGTTCCCAATAACGTATTAGTTAGCGTAATTGTTCAAACTTTTAATCATGAAAAATATCTCAGTCAATGTTTAGATTCTATTCTAGCTCAAAAAACGAATTTTAATTTTGAAATATTAATCGGAGAAGATAAATCATCCGATAAAACCCGTGATATTTGTATAGAATATGCGAAGACTTTCCCAGAAGAAATCCGACTATTTTTACATACACCTGAAAATAAAATATGGGTTCTTAATAATCCAACCGGGAATTTTAATGCATTCTATAATTTATTTTCTGCGAACGGAGATTATATAGCCTTCTGCGAGGGTGATGATGCTTGGACAGATCAATTTAAACTCCAAAAACAAGTTGATTATTTAGCTACTCATCCAGAATACTCATTTAGTTATCATTCCTTTAAAACTATTGATGAAAAAAGCTTAACAACTCTAAGCGCTGAAGAAAATAATCAACCAACTTTTAATATTAACTCTTATGACCTAAAAACTAATAAATACCATCCACTTCTACTTACAATATGTTTTAGAAATTTATTCCAGCAAATACCAGAAGAAATGATTAATGTAATTAATGTAGATACCTTTATAATTAGTTTACTTGGAAATCATGGAGATGGCAAATTTTTAGATAGCATTGAACCATCCTTATATAGAAAACATTTAGGAGGAATATGGTCACATAGTTTATACGAAAAAAAAAATAGATCTAAAATCTTAACATATAAAAATTTAAGTGAATATTATCAGCGTGATACCAATAACTTACTCAAGAAACATTTTGAAAATCTGGCTATAAACTCGTACAAATCTTTAATATATTTCCAGCTTAAAAAATTTTCCGTTTTGGATGGAAGTTTAACTTTTACGGAATTTTTAAAATTCAAATACTTCGGCAAATAA
- a CDS encoding glycosyltransferase: MKVVYIIDTLNGYGAEKSIVQIAIGLNKITPVVIQLFAGDYLLKLLELNSIKVYSLNLENESNHRLEQIISIIAVEKPDIIHSTLFRSDMLARKLKKLFPSIILVGSFVSNSYSKNRFKQLSFVSSLKLRSTQIRDRITMINVDYFISNSQAIKDSNIKALGVKGDIVDVIYRGRGIDNKQQNIETIKQIKNDLGIGQNIKVFLNVARLSKGKGQIELIKAFKNLSDKESDVILLLAGEGKLKGELRELILSLNLENDVILLGYRNDVSNLLEIADYFIFPSFFEGLSGALIEAILSKTPCIISNIPENMECFPENTSLNFKLGNIEDLSLKMEEALTLKNWNQKTNLAYAYALQNFDINKVCEKYDRFYERIIIEKSI; the protein is encoded by the coding sequence ATGAAAGTAGTTTATATTATTGACACTTTGAACGGATATGGAGCAGAAAAAAGCATCGTTCAGATAGCTATAGGTTTAAATAAAATAACTCCGGTAGTTATTCAACTTTTCGCAGGAGATTATTTATTGAAATTATTGGAGTTGAATTCAATAAAAGTTTATTCTCTAAATCTGGAAAATGAATCTAACCATAGACTTGAGCAGATAATTTCAATTATAGCTGTAGAGAAACCAGATATTATTCATTCTACTTTATTTAGGTCTGATATGCTTGCGCGAAAATTGAAAAAGTTGTTTCCTTCTATAATTTTGGTTGGAAGTTTTGTGAGCAATTCTTATAGCAAAAATAGATTTAAACAACTCTCATTTGTTTCTAGTCTTAAATTAAGGTCCACGCAAATAAGGGATAGAATTACTATGATAAATGTGGATTATTTTATTAGCAATTCTCAAGCTATTAAAGATAGCAATATTAAAGCGCTTGGTGTTAAAGGTGATATTGTTGATGTTATTTATAGGGGCCGAGGTATTGATAATAAACAGCAAAACATCGAAACAATTAAACAAATAAAAAATGATTTAGGTATAGGGCAGAATATTAAAGTTTTTCTAAATGTTGCTAGACTGAGCAAAGGTAAAGGGCAAATAGAGCTTATTAAAGCATTCAAAAACCTTAGCGATAAAGAATCTGATGTAATCCTTCTATTAGCTGGAGAAGGCAAGCTTAAAGGTGAATTAAGAGAATTGATACTTTCTTTGAACTTAGAAAATGATGTAATTCTCTTAGGGTATAGAAACGACGTTTCAAATTTACTTGAAATAGCAGACTATTTTATTTTTCCATCATTTTTTGAAGGTCTTTCGGGAGCACTTATAGAAGCAATTTTATCAAAAACACCTTGTATTATTTCTAATATTCCAGAGAATATGGAGTGTTTTCCAGAGAATACTTCACTCAATTTTAAACTAGGGAATATTGAAGATTTGAGTTTGAAGATGGAAGAAGCATTAACCTTAAAAAATTGGAATCAAAAAACAAATTTAGCTTATGCATATGCACTTCAGAATTTTGATATTAATAAAGTGTGTGAAAAGTACGACAGGTTTTATGAAAGAATAATAATAGAAAAATCAATCTAA
- a CDS encoding glycosyltransferase family 2 protein, protein MNLDTHLISIIIPTFNRSNTIRRAIESVLNQTSSIWELIIVDDGSIDNTREVIESYIRNPKVSYFYQKNKGTSAARNFGALQAKGEFLIFLDSDDFVFSELIGEIQKLNLNSLDLISWEVLKTWDGDQKIWKPKRLDSMYNHVKANFLAGSVAYRKSLFFEVGGFDANIKFGENYELGLRISKYKGLKLEIINKPLSGYLLDSTKRTSDSPINKLISYFHQYRKHRLIYISNSKQHAQLLYMIGYNLEKLNKKNSALKVYVRAWKTYPYKLKALLKIIYLKMS, encoded by the coding sequence ATGAATTTAGATACACACTTAATTTCTATTATTATCCCAACGTTTAATCGCTCAAATACTATAAGAAGAGCAATTGAAAGTGTGCTAAATCAAACCTCGTCAATTTGGGAATTAATTATAGTTGACGACGGTTCCATAGATAATACTAGAGAAGTTATTGAGAGCTATATTCGGAATCCAAAGGTCAGCTATTTTTATCAGAAAAATAAAGGAACTTCAGCTGCCCGAAATTTCGGAGCTTTGCAAGCTAAAGGTGAATTTTTGATATTCCTAGATTCTGATGATTTTGTATTTTCTGAGTTGATAGGTGAAATTCAAAAATTAAATTTAAATAGTTTAGATCTGATTTCATGGGAAGTCCTTAAAACATGGGACGGTGATCAAAAAATCTGGAAGCCTAAACGATTGGACTCGATGTATAATCACGTAAAAGCAAATTTTCTGGCTGGGAGTGTGGCTTATAGAAAAAGTCTATTCTTTGAGGTAGGGGGATTTGATGCAAATATAAAATTTGGTGAGAACTATGAATTAGGTCTTAGAATTAGTAAATATAAAGGTTTGAAATTGGAAATTATTAATAAACCATTATCTGGATATCTCCTAGATTCAACGAAACGAACAAGTGATTCTCCCATCAATAAATTAATATCCTATTTTCATCAATATAGAAAACACAGACTTATATATATATCTAATAGCAAACAACATGCTCAGTTACTATATATGATTGGCTATAATCTAGAGAAATTAAATAAAAAGAATTCAGCCTTGAAAGTATATGTTAGAGCTTGGAAGACTTATCCGTATAAACTAAAGGCTTTGTTAAAAATTATTTATCTAAAAATGTCTTGA
- a CDS encoding polysaccharide deacetylase family protein yields the protein MIKEGGYLVVSLDFELLWGVFDKVDYKEKETYFSNTKRVVPQLLELFKKYEVHVTWATVGMLFNENWTEWQKNLPSTLPEYTNSNISAYNYANTVRNEEVEEMCFAKDLILQIYNAPFQEIATHTYSHYYCLESGQTLESFKADLKMAITIAKDMGISLKSLVFPRNQFNESYLKVCYDLGIENVRSNPSNWYWTNVQGDSLRDKIFRTGDAYMGLNDKSYKISEIRNKKNQPISQKASRLLRSYSSSSLVNSLKLKRIKSEMTKAAKNGEIYHLWWHPHNFGNNPEDNIKDLREILDHYSYCHSKFGFNSLNMMEIGNKSHLQPEV from the coding sequence ATGATAAAAGAAGGTGGTTATTTAGTAGTATCGTTAGATTTTGAACTGCTTTGGGGAGTTTTTGACAAGGTTGATTATAAAGAAAAGGAAACTTATTTTTCCAATACAAAACGAGTAGTACCTCAATTATTAGAACTGTTTAAAAAGTATGAAGTTCACGTTACTTGGGCAACTGTAGGGATGTTATTCAATGAGAATTGGACAGAATGGCAAAAAAATCTTCCATCTACTCTACCTGAGTATACAAATTCTAATATTTCAGCATATAATTATGCTAATACAGTTCGTAACGAAGAAGTAGAAGAAATGTGCTTTGCCAAGGATTTAATTTTACAGATATATAATGCTCCTTTTCAAGAAATTGCCACTCATACTTATTCTCACTATTACTGCTTGGAATCTGGACAAACTTTGGAGTCTTTTAAAGCAGATCTTAAAATGGCAATAACGATTGCAAAAGACATGGGGATATCACTAAAATCATTAGTCTTTCCTAGAAATCAATTTAATGAGAGTTATTTAAAAGTTTGTTATGATTTAGGTATTGAAAATGTACGATCTAATCCATCTAATTGGTACTGGACTAACGTCCAAGGGGATTCATTAAGAGATAAAATATTTCGAACTGGCGATGCTTATATGGGATTGAATGATAAATCCTATAAAATTTCGGAAATAAGAAACAAAAAAAATCAACCTATCTCTCAAAAAGCAAGTAGATTATTACGTTCATATTCTAGTTCTAGTTTGGTAAATTCTCTTAAATTGAAAAGAATAAAATCTGAAATGACTAAGGCTGCAAAGAATGGTGAAATTTATCATTTATGGTGGCATCCTCATAATTTCGGAAATAATCCTGAAGATAATATAAAGGATTTAAGGGAGATTTTAGATCATTATAGTTATTGCCATAGCAAGTTTGGATTTAATTCTTTAAACATGATGGAAATAGGAAATAAATCACATTTACAACCAGAGGTTTAA
- a CDS encoding GNAT family N-acetyltransferase: MIIREGTSSDTKEIISVLKASLGESKLPKTEEIWQFKHFDNPFGKSLILLAEEDDKIVGVRAFMRWQWQMGNKVFSAYRAVDTATHPNYQGKGIFKNLTLRALEIAKENGDHFIFNTPNSQSLPGYIKMDWKKVNKLKVHLAPVNPINFIRSKKDHQYFIQKNRNESSFDELVRNFNAINASRPELFSVKSSEYLAWRYENNPLQKYDVRSDDDFYLATYIKKHKKFNELRIVEQIYIDKKGLKKLNDEIKLLTKNLNVHVITNSKKLPNILQLSGNLGPILTLRNLNFDKAMNDELLDLNNWNYTIGDLELF; this comes from the coding sequence ATGATTATTAGGGAAGGTACATCTTCTGATACTAAAGAGATAATCTCTGTTTTAAAAGCGAGTTTAGGAGAATCTAAACTTCCTAAAACAGAGGAGATATGGCAGTTTAAACACTTTGATAATCCATTTGGTAAATCACTAATTCTTTTAGCTGAAGAAGATGATAAAATAGTTGGTGTTCGAGCGTTTATGCGCTGGCAATGGCAAATGGGTAATAAGGTGTTTTCGGCTTATAGAGCTGTAGATACCGCAACACATCCTAATTATCAAGGCAAAGGTATCTTTAAAAATTTAACCCTTCGAGCATTAGAAATTGCTAAAGAAAATGGAGATCATTTTATTTTTAATACACCAAATTCTCAAAGTTTACCTGGCTATATTAAAATGGACTGGAAAAAAGTCAATAAGCTTAAGGTTCATTTAGCTCCGGTAAATCCAATAAATTTTATAAGATCTAAAAAAGATCATCAATATTTTATTCAAAAAAACAGAAATGAAAGTTCATTTGATGAATTAGTGAGAAATTTTAATGCTATTAATGCGTCAAGACCAGAATTATTTAGTGTGAAATCTTCGGAATACTTAGCGTGGAGGTATGAAAATAATCCTTTGCAGAAATATGATGTTAGATCGGATGATGATTTTTATTTAGCAACTTATATTAAAAAGCATAAAAAATTTAACGAACTAAGAATTGTAGAACAAATATATATAGATAAAAAGGGTTTAAAAAAATTGAACGATGAAATTAAGCTTCTAACTAAAAATTTGAATGTTCATGTTATAACAAATTCTAAAAAGCTCCCTAACATTTTACAGCTTTCTGGTAATCTTGGCCCCATTCTTACGTTGAGAAATCTAAATTTTGATAAAGCTATGAATGATGAGCTATTAGATCTTAATAATTGGAATTATACTATTGGTGATTTAGAATTATTTTAA
- a CDS encoding glycosyltransferase: MQKIKVLHIIKSLGRGGAEMLLPETLKIHDISKFEFHYIYFLPWKDQMVSSIEEAGGKVTCFSAKNNIQLLKQFKSVVDYCTRNNIDVIHCHLPWAGFLGRLVYKKTKIPTVYTEHNMQERYHIITKKINQFTFNSQSLGLGVSEDVTNSIKKNINPNIPVRTLLNGANTESFRRDSAIGIDAKTELGIPKDAIVIGNVAVFRFQKRIVEWLQVLKKITLRNSNVYGIIVGAGPLEEEIMAELIRLDLQNKVKFTGLKTNVKPYFSAMDIFMMSSSFEGLPIALLEAMSMECAIVSTNAGGIKEVIIHEQNGLTCDVSEWEKLADLCLRLINNPNELEAFKKAARERVLQEFSLNKMIKSLEALYEELLVTKK, from the coding sequence ATGCAAAAAATAAAGGTTTTACATATAATAAAATCATTGGGCAGAGGTGGAGCAGAAATGTTATTACCGGAAACCCTGAAAATTCATGATATCTCAAAATTTGAATTTCATTACATTTATTTTCTTCCTTGGAAAGATCAAATGGTTTCAAGTATCGAAGAAGCTGGGGGTAAAGTAACTTGTTTCTCGGCTAAGAATAATATACAGCTGTTAAAACAATTTAAGAGTGTAGTTGACTATTGTACGAGAAATAATATTGATGTAATTCACTGCCATCTCCCATGGGCTGGTTTTTTAGGTAGGCTTGTTTATAAGAAAACTAAAATACCCACTGTTTATACAGAGCATAATATGCAGGAGCGATATCATATAATTACTAAAAAGATAAATCAATTTACGTTTAATTCGCAAAGCTTAGGCTTAGGGGTTTCAGAAGATGTAACTAATTCAATTAAGAAGAATATTAATCCAAATATTCCCGTAAGAACACTTTTAAATGGCGCAAATACAGAATCATTTAGGAGAGATAGTGCTATAGGTATTGATGCAAAGACTGAATTAGGAATTCCGAAAGATGCAATAGTAATTGGTAATGTAGCTGTTTTTAGATTTCAAAAAAGAATTGTAGAGTGGCTTCAAGTACTTAAAAAAATCACCCTAAGAAATTCTAATGTTTATGGAATAATAGTTGGTGCAGGTCCATTGGAAGAAGAAATAATGGCTGAGTTAATTCGATTGGATCTACAGAACAAAGTAAAATTTACTGGATTGAAAACCAATGTGAAACCTTATTTTTCCGCAATGGATATCTTTATGATGAGTAGTTCTTTCGAGGGATTGCCAATTGCACTTTTAGAGGCTATGAGCATGGAATGCGCAATAGTTTCAACTAATGCAGGAGGGATAAAAGAAGTGATAATTCATGAGCAGAATGGATTAACCTGTGACGTTTCTGAATGGGAGAAATTAGCTGATCTTTGTTTAAGATTAATAAATAATCCAAATGAGCTTGAAGCTTTCAAAAAAGCGGCAAGAGAAAGAGTGCTTCAAGAATTTAGTTTAAATAAAATGATTAAATCTTTAGAAGCATTATATGAAGAATTGTTAGTTACAAAAAAGTAA
- a CDS encoding glycosyltransferase, with protein MRILQIIQKKQYRGAEIFASQLSNHLIELGHIVEMVSIYDGDALLPFQQKISNLSSEKSNRYFDIAGWRKLNQTILDFRPDVVQANAADTLKYAVFSKMIFRWKQPIFYRNASTSSYYIKSTFSKLINSLLLKKVYEIISVSNASKKDLNNLFPFTKLKTIVIPIGIESNSEKPIELGAKRYNIIHVGSFTREKNHSGLLLIFKKIIERCPNTHLHLFGEGPLRKGIENKSIEMDLYQHITFYEGVHNPLPYISGASVLMLPSNIEGLPAVLLEAMYCKTPVIAYNVGGISEIISKDTGSLVKKDDIEDFANEFLKLINNQNDIRLTNAFNLVNSKYMNSKIAKEFTDVYKAYFQ; from the coding sequence ATGAGAATATTACAGATCATTCAAAAAAAACAATATAGGGGAGCAGAGATCTTTGCAAGCCAACTTTCTAATCATTTAATTGAATTAGGGCATATTGTAGAAATGGTTAGTATATATGATGGTGATGCATTATTGCCATTCCAGCAGAAAATAAGTAATCTCTCATCTGAAAAATCAAATAGATATTTTGATATTGCTGGTTGGAGAAAATTGAATCAAACAATTTTAGATTTTAGGCCAGATGTAGTACAAGCGAATGCTGCAGATACTTTGAAGTATGCAGTATTTTCCAAAATGATATTTAGATGGAAACAACCTATCTTCTACAGAAATGCTAGTACTTCTAGTTATTATATCAAATCTACTTTTTCAAAATTAATTAATTCCCTTTTACTCAAGAAGGTCTATGAAATTATATCTGTATCTAATGCATCGAAGAAGGATTTAAATAATCTCTTTCCATTTACAAAGTTAAAGACGATAGTGATACCCATAGGCATTGAGTCTAATAGTGAAAAACCTATAGAATTGGGAGCTAAAAGATATAATATTATTCACGTGGGCTCTTTTACTCGTGAAAAAAATCATTCAGGACTATTATTAATTTTTAAAAAGATAATAGAGAGATGTCCTAATACACATTTGCATTTGTTTGGTGAAGGTCCATTACGTAAAGGAATTGAAAATAAATCTATTGAGATGGATTTATATCAACACATAACTTTTTATGAGGGTGTTCATAATCCTTTGCCATATATTTCTGGAGCTAGTGTACTGATGTTACCTAGTAATATTGAAGGATTGCCAGCAGTTCTTTTAGAAGCAATGTACTGTAAAACTCCGGTAATTGCTTATAATGTTGGCGGTATTTCCGAAATTATATCGAAGGATACGGGTAGTTTAGTGAAGAAAGATGACATCGAAGATTTTGCTAATGAGTTCTTAAAGCTAATTAATAATCAAAATGATATTAGATTAACTAATGCGTTTAACTTGGTAAATTCTAAATATATGAATTCAAAAATTGCAAAAGAATTTACTGATGTATATAAGGCCTATTTTCAATAA
- a CDS encoding glycosyltransferase family 4 protein — MKILQLVTKRQYRGAEVFAANLSSELIGLGHEIIFAGLYKNDDNILNVDNADNYDLVGDKSGSFSVALVLKLVNLIKKTKPEIIQCNGSDTLKYMVVASYFIPKTPIVYRNISMISEWVSDGIKKDLYKQIFKKIDHVTSVGEEAINDFIKTFDYPKEKTTVIRRGIPIKKVDKSIESQKLRAQLNLQKDDKIAIHIGNFSPEKNHIFLLDIFEDIKLTQQNLKLVCVGNGVLFSFIQEEIIKRNLKNTVFLLGFRKDIPELLASSDCFVLASKVEGVPGVILEAGSQHVPSIATNVGGVCEVLENGKTGFIIDDFNQDEFKNTLLKIINNQDLKTELGANAYNLVVQEFNPLKNAQKFEDLYGGLIHDN; from the coding sequence ATGAAAATTCTTCAATTAGTTACCAAACGCCAATATCGTGGTGCAGAAGTTTTTGCAGCAAATCTTAGTTCAGAATTAATAGGTTTAGGGCATGAAATAATTTTCGCTGGTTTATATAAAAATGATGATAACATTTTAAATGTAGATAATGCAGATAATTATGATCTGGTAGGTGATAAAAGTGGGAGTTTTTCTGTAGCCTTGGTTTTGAAATTAGTGAATCTTATAAAGAAAACCAAACCAGAAATTATTCAGTGTAATGGTTCCGATACTTTAAAGTATATGGTTGTAGCGTCTTACTTTATTCCGAAAACTCCAATAGTTTATCGTAATATAAGTATGATAAGCGAATGGGTATCTGATGGGATTAAAAAAGATTTATATAAGCAGATCTTTAAAAAGATTGATCATGTAACTTCAGTTGGTGAAGAAGCAATTAATGATTTTATAAAAACTTTTGATTATCCAAAAGAAAAAACAACGGTTATAAGAAGGGGAATTCCAATTAAAAAAGTTGATAAATCTATTGAATCACAAAAGTTAAGAGCTCAATTGAATCTTCAGAAAGATGATAAGATTGCTATACATATTGGTAATTTTAGTCCGGAAAAAAATCACATATTCTTGTTGGATATTTTTGAAGACATAAAGTTAACTCAGCAAAATTTAAAATTGGTTTGTGTTGGAAATGGCGTACTATTCAGTTTTATTCAAGAAGAAATAATTAAGAGAAACTTAAAAAACACCGTATTTCTTTTAGGTTTTAGAAAGGATATTCCAGAACTTTTAGCATCTTCAGATTGTTTTGTTCTTGCAAGTAAAGTAGAAGGTGTTCCGGGAGTGATTCTGGAAGCGGGAAGTCAACATGTTCCTTCTATAGCTACCAATGTTGGAGGAGTTTGTGAGGTTCTTGAGAATGGAAAAACCGGATTCATAATAGACGATTTTAATCAGGATGAATTTAAAAATACCTTACTCAAAATAATTAATAACCAGGATTTAAAAACTGAACTGGGGGCTAATGCGTATAATTTAGTAGTTCAAGAGTTTAATCCATTAAAAAATGCTCAGAAATTCGAAGATTTATATGGTGGATTAATTCACGATAATTAA
- a CDS encoding glycosyltransferase family 4 protein: MKIIILINSLGAGGAERSMVEFAKFLQLRDDVNLQIVCLKHKKIGLEDEVNNFGIHTVYYEGSNNLRSKIKFVSQIVKDENPDIIHSVLAESNLILRLSRFFVSKGKVIQSLVNTPYSLERKKDSELSWQKFQLAKKVDEWTARLTSDIFYHAITKEVYHHYLPLFKINDNYRIIYRGRKENTNVKSSSKNNDFHLLNTGRQEFAKGQIDILYAINFLKEEYDITNIKLQILGREGQYTKKILNYISTKNLSDQVKIHGFVNDVEKRLVDADAFIFPSYYEGLGGALLEAFSAKLPCICSNIPVLKEVVGSDQGALFSQPGDYQALAMNILKLRNDETLREKLGNYSYKRFKENFDLNTINAEMFQMYNDVLKMEV; the protein is encoded by the coding sequence ATGAAAATAATAATTTTAATTAATTCTCTGGGAGCTGGTGGGGCGGAAAGGTCAATGGTAGAATTTGCGAAATTTCTTCAATTAAGGGATGATGTAAATTTACAAATTGTTTGTTTGAAGCATAAAAAGATAGGGCTGGAAGATGAGGTTAATAATTTTGGAATACACACTGTGTATTATGAAGGTAGTAATAATTTAAGGTCAAAGATAAAATTTGTTTCACAAATTGTAAAGGATGAAAATCCGGATATTATTCATTCTGTCTTAGCAGAATCTAATCTGATATTGAGATTATCCAGATTTTTTGTTAGCAAAGGTAAAGTAATTCAAAGTCTTGTTAATACTCCCTATTCTTTGGAAAGAAAAAAAGATAGTGAACTCTCTTGGCAGAAATTTCAGCTTGCTAAAAAAGTTGATGAGTGGACAGCAAGATTAACCTCAGATATTTTCTACCATGCCATAACTAAAGAGGTTTATCATCATTATTTACCTTTATTTAAAATAAATGATAATTATAGGATTATCTATAGAGGGAGGAAAGAAAATACAAATGTAAAATCTTCTTCTAAAAATAATGATTTTCATTTACTAAACACTGGGAGGCAAGAATTCGCTAAAGGTCAGATTGATATTTTATATGCTATAAATTTTTTAAAAGAAGAATATGATATTACTAATATCAAGTTGCAGATTTTAGGAAGAGAGGGGCAATACACAAAAAAAATACTTAATTATATTTCTACTAAGAATTTGAGTGATCAGGTTAAGATACATGGTTTTGTAAATGATGTAGAAAAGAGATTGGTAGATGCTGATGCTTTTATTTTCCCTTCTTATTATGAAGGCTTAGGTGGGGCTTTATTAGAGGCTTTCTCTGCTAAACTCCCTTGTATTTGTTCTAATATTCCAGTTTTGAAAGAAGTTGTTGGATCAGATCAAGGTGCTTTATTCTCTCAACCAGGAGATTATCAAGCACTTGCCATGAATATTCTAAAGCTGCGTAATGATGAAACACTTAGAGAAAAATTGGGGAATTACTCATATAAAAGATTCAAGGAAAATTTTGATTTGAATACTATAAATGCTGAAATGTTTCAAATGTATAATGATGTTCTAAAAATGGAAGTCTAA
- a CDS encoding GNAT family N-acetyltransferase: MISFREIEYSTDVPEIIDLIHLGLSDKNTEASFLWKHYENPFGKSLGLVACDQKKIVGVRMFMFWEFMKEGTIVKAIRPVDTIIHPDYRGKGLFKDLTMTGLAKFKDSYDLVFNTPNNNSLPGYIKMGWKYYEENLNFKFGIIFPSMSGEITVKNVRNGDVDISELSINNKGFKTNLSKEYLDWRYIDNDYQIVLINAYGASALVIFRLETLKGIKTLILIDYIGDQNLMKASLSKLAKINKVFLLYYLDNEKLHLRFSKRRGNSVVVYRDDNLKIIEDLQFSSGDLEGRL; this comes from the coding sequence ATGATCTCATTTAGAGAAATTGAATACTCTACGGATGTTCCAGAGATCATTGATCTAATCCATCTAGGCCTTAGTGATAAAAACACTGAGGCTTCATTTTTATGGAAGCACTATGAGAATCCTTTTGGAAAATCATTAGGACTAGTGGCTTGTGACCAAAAAAAGATAGTAGGAGTTAGGATGTTCATGTTTTGGGAATTTATGAAGGAAGGAACGATAGTTAAAGCGATTCGTCCCGTAGATACTATAATTCATCCAGATTATAGAGGTAAAGGTTTATTTAAAGATCTAACCATGACAGGATTGGCTAAATTCAAAGATAGCTATGATTTGGTTTTTAATACTCCTAATAACAATAGTTTACCTGGTTATATTAAGATGGGATGGAAATATTACGAAGAAAATTTAAATTTTAAGTTTGGAATTATTTTTCCTTCCATGAGTGGTGAAATAACTGTAAAGAATGTTAGAAATGGTGATGTGGATATTAGTGAACTAAGTATAAATAACAAAGGGTTTAAAACTAACCTTTCTAAAGAATATTTAGATTGGCGTTATATAGATAATGATTACCAGATAGTATTAATAAATGCTTATGGTGCATCCGCTCTAGTAATATTTAGATTGGAAACCCTTAAAGGAATAAAAACATTAATTTTGATTGACTACATTGGAGATCAAAACCTTATGAAAGCTTCTCTAAGTAAACTGGCAAAAATTAATAAGGTATTTTTGCTTTATTATTTAGATAATGAGAAATTACATTTAAGATTCTCTAAACGAAGAGGGAATTCTGTTGTAGTGTACCGGGATGATAATTTAAAAATAATAGAAGATTTACAGTTTTCTTCAGGTGATCTGGAAGGTCGCTTATAA